Genomic window (Flavobacteriales bacterium):
CCCAGTTCGATCTGACGGCCAACTTCCTCTATAATAACATGGTGTGGCTGGGCGTTTCGTATAGTACGAGCGACTTCATTGCACCGCTCATCGGCTATCAGTTCAAGCCCACCACGAAGTCGATGCTCAGGATCGGCTACAGCTACGACGTAACCACCTCGAAACTCCGGAATTACAGCAGTGGCAGCCATGAAATCATGGTTAACTTCTGCACCTTGCTCGTGAAGCCGCCTAGTGTGCAGCGCCACAGCAGCGTTCGTTTCCTCTGAACCATCGAAACCACTGAACCTCAACTGCCGTAAAGTGACTGGCTCAAGGTGTTCGCTTACCCGAAATGCCTGAAAGCCAGGGGTCCCTGCAAGGAAGAACAGATCGGCAAAACAGGAAGAACATGCAACGTCCCATCTTGTATCTCGGTGCCATAGGCTTGCTGGCGAGCTGTGGCGGAGGCGGTCAGGGGCAACTGACCGGTGCGCTGGGCAGGCCCGGCTGGTTCCAGATTGATCCCTATGGGATGAACTACATCCCTATGGGCAGCTACGTCATGGGTCCGAGCGATCAGGACGTTCCCTATGCCATCAATAACAAGAGCAAAACCGTCTCGGTGCAGGCCTTCTACATCGACCAGACGGAGATAACCAACAACGAGTACCGCCAATTCGTGGAGTATGTCCGCGACTCCATCGCCAAGCGGATCCTCGGCGATGAGGACATCGGGGAGCACGTCACCACTGAAGACGAATTCGGTGAGGAACTTGATCCTGCCGTGCTGAATTGGAGGACCAAGATCAACTGGTGGGGGGATGAAGAGCGTGAGGCATTGGCTGATATGTACCTCAGCGAGAGCGAGCGCTTCTATCGCCGCAAGGAGATCGATTCGCGCAAGCTGATGTTCGAGTATTACTGGATTGACCTTAAGGAAGCGGCGCGAAAGGGCACTCCGAGCAATTGGGCCCGGGATTTGGACCTCAGTTACACCAATACCAAAGGCCAGAATAACGCCATTCGCGGTCACAGCGACCGGAGCAAGTTCATCATCAAGGAGGTGATCAATGTTTACCCGGACACCTTGGTCTGGGTGCATGACTTCACCTATTCGTTCAATGAGCCGATGACGGAGAATTATTTCTGGCATCCGGCATACGACGATTATCCGGTCGTCGGGATCACATGGGTGCAGGCCACGGCATTCAATGTCTGGCGTACCCAGCTGATGAATAGCTGGCTCGAGCACAATGGCGAAGCTTACGTCAATCGCTTCCGGTTGCCTACGGAAGCCGAATGGGAATACGCGTCGCGTGGCGGATTGGACTTGGCTCCCTATCCCTGGGGCGGACCATATGTGCGTAACCGCCAAGGCTGCTTCTTGGGCAACTTCAAGCCCTTGCATGGGAACTATGTTGATGATGGAGGTTTCCACACCGTGCCGGTGAACAGTTACACCCCTAACGACTACGGTCTTTATCAGATGGCCGGCAACGTGAGCGAGTGGACGAGCACGGCATACGACGAGAGCGTGTATGACTTTGCCCACGATCTCAATCCGGAGTACGCCTACGATGCGCTTGCAACAGATGCCCCTTCGCTGAAGCGCAAGGTGATTCGCGGAGGCTCGTGGAAGGACATTGGCTATTACATGCAGACCGGCACGCGCAGCTACGAGTATCAGGACACGACCAAGGCCTATATCGGCTTCCGGTCGGTGATGACCTACTTGGGTCGCGGCAAGGCCGTGAACGCCGAAGACCTCTAGATTCCTACTGTGAACCGCGGCCGTTACTGAACCAGCGCTGCCGCATTCAACAGCCATTCCCAACTCCAGACGAACCATTTAAACGCAAGGACGAACGATGAAACCCGGCAGCAAGAAGTGGAAGAACTTCATGGCCAAACTGTACGGAATCGGTGCAGCGGTCGTGATCGTAGGGGCGCTTTTCAAGATTCAGCACTGGCCCTTGGCTGACTTTTTCCTCATCCTCGGTTTGAGTACC
Coding sequences:
- a CDS encoding SUMF1/EgtB/PvdO family nonheme iron enzyme produces the protein MQRPILYLGAIGLLASCGGGGQGQLTGALGRPGWFQIDPYGMNYIPMGSYVMGPSDQDVPYAINNKSKTVSVQAFYIDQTEITNNEYRQFVEYVRDSIAKRILGDEDIGEHVTTEDEFGEELDPAVLNWRTKINWWGDEEREALADMYLSESERFYRRKEIDSRKLMFEYYWIDLKEAARKGTPSNWARDLDLSYTNTKGQNNAIRGHSDRSKFIIKEVINVYPDTLVWVHDFTYSFNEPMTENYFWHPAYDDYPVVGITWVQATAFNVWRTQLMNSWLEHNGEAYVNRFRLPTEAEWEYASRGGLDLAPYPWGGPYVRNRQGCFLGNFKPLHGNYVDDGGFHTVPVNSYTPNDYGLYQMAGNVSEWTSTAYDESVYDFAHDLNPEYAYDALATDAPSLKRKVIRGGSWKDIGYYMQTGTRSYEYQDTTKAYIGFRSVMTYLGRGKAVNAEDL